The segment AGCTTGAGATTTATCAACGTGGGAGTCTTTCAACCATTCGCCACCAACCCAAACTTTGTCGAAGTTAGCATCAGCATTGAAGCCGTAGATGTTTTTGTAACCATTAGTGCTATCTTGGTTTACACGATCGTAGAAACCACCAACCATAGTGTGTTTACCTAATTTACCGCTCAAGCCAAGGTAAGTATTAGTTACGTTTTGGTCTTTAGTTAAGCCAGCTGCTTCACCGGATACCATGTAACCGTAAGCTGCTTGAGCTTGGATTTTGTCGTTGCCAGCGTTCAATTGAGCACCGTCGAAAGTACCATCAAATGCTAAGCCGCCACCGATAGTTTGGCCGAAACGACCAGCTTTCAAGGATACACGTTCACCGAATTTATGGTTTACATAAGCGCGGTCGATTGTAGCGTTTGCATTACCACCGTTTTGGGAATTACCCAATTCGAAGCTACCAGAAGACAAACGAACAACTGCGTCAGTACGATCGTTTACTTTTGCATTGAATTGTACACGTGCACGAGCGTCGAATTTGGATTTAGCATGTTCAGCATCTTGGTAACGAAGACGAGCATCACCAGTAACTTTTACGTTACCTACGCGGTCTTCCAAGCGAGCTACACGAACGCCCAAGTTGTTCAATTCGTTGGAGAATTCATCAGCCAAACGGTTGATCATAGCTTGTTGTTCAGCGTTAGCACGGTCTTGGTTAGCCATAGCTTTAGCTACCATTTGAGCCATTTCGTAACGAGTGATGTTGTTTTGGCCTTTGAAAGTGCCATCTGGGTAACCATTAACGATACCAGCGTTTGCCAATTGGGAAACTGCTTGGTATGCCCAAGAATCTGGAGTTACATCGGAGAATGGGTTAGCTGCGAATGCAGTAGTTACACCCAAAACTGCTGTTGCTGCAAAGATTGCTGCGAATTGTTTTTTCATAGTTGAATTCCTTCTTTCTGAAAAATAGAAATATAAAATGTTACAAGTCATAACATTCACATTCTACTCTGTTCTTCAGAATAAGAATTTCTGGGAGTGTCCACGTTTCCTCGCCACATTCTACATCGAAGTTCTTCGTTTCATGTGTTTGTTACTTCTTGTAGGGTGATATTAGCATAACCAAATTTTCGTGTAAACCCTTTTTTCTCAATTTCATTCTCATTATAAAAATTTTATAATTTAAAATGCCCTAAAATACACTTATTATCTACTTTTATGCGATATATATTTTTTTATTAAAAATATCAAATTTATCTTTTTTTACACTAAATGAGATTTATTATTATATATATTATTAAGTTATGCTAATTAATAATACGTATATTAATTAGCCAATAGCTATTTTATGCATAATTGGTTCATAAATACCTCATACAATATATTGTGGAATAGATCAATATACATACTAAGTAAATAAATTTTTACCTTTTACTATATATAGATTTATTTTACTATATATATACTATTATATACAAAAGAAAATATTATCTCTTTATATACAACAAAAAAGACTTCCGAAGAAGTCTTTTTTGTTTGTGAGGGAATTAGAATTTGTAGTTTAATTCTGCACGGTAGAAATCGGAAAGATCATTACCTTTTTGGTCTTTAGAGTTGAAACCATAACCAGCAGATAAGCCTACGTTATCTTGTACTGCATAGTTTACGCTAGCCATATAACCTTTGTAACCATTAGATGTATTTGTTAAGTCATATGCTTGATCCCAAGTGGAACTTACGATAGGAGCATTAGCTTTTTGGTTGAAGTATTGACCTTTCACATCCCATGTACCTTTTTTAGCGATGTCGTAATTACCATAACCAACACCTGCTGTCCAAGCTTGGGAGTCATTTACGTTGGAAGCTTTTAACCATTCACCACCAACCCAAACTTTATCTTTACGTAAATCTGCATTGAAGCCGTATACGTCTTGGCTATCAGAGTTTACTGTGGAACCATTATGGTTCAAGTTGCCGCTAGACAATTTAGAGTAGAAACCACCAACTGTGGATTCTTGACCAACTTTACCTTTAACACCTACATAAGCTACGGAAGGGTTATCGGATTTGGAATTACCGTCAGCAGCGCCTGCCATCATGTAACCATAAGCACCTTGTACTTGAACTTTATCATTACCTACGTTCAATTGAGCACCATCAAATGTATCATCGTACATTAAACCGCCACCAATTGTTTGTTGGAAACGACCACCTTTAGCAGATACGCTATTACCAAATTTGTGATCTACATAAGCACGATCGATTGTCGCATCAGCACCTTTTGTGGAGTCACCGAATTCGTAATTACCTTTTACACGAACAACAGCTTCAGTTTTATCATTAACTTTACCGTTGAATTGAACACGTGCACGGCCATCTGTTAAGGATTTGCTATTAGCTTTATAAACGCCTTTATCTTCAGAACCTTGGTAACGGATACGAGCATCACCAGTAACTTTTACATTACCTACGCGATCTTCCAAACGAGATACGCGTACGCCCAAGCTGTTCAACTCGTTAGAGAATTCATCTGCTAAGCGGTTAATCATTGCTTGTTGTTCTGCATTAGCACGATCTTGGTTAGCCATTGCTTTAGCTACCATTTGAGCCATTTCATAACGAGTGATATTGTTTTGGCCTTTGAAAGTACCATCTGGGTAACCATTAACGATACCAGATTGTGCTAATTGAGATACTGCTTGATATGCCCAGCTATCTGGAGTTACATCGGAGAATGGATTTGCAGCGAATGCTGTTGTTACACCTAATACTGCTGTTGCTGCAAAAATTGTTGCGAATTGTTTTTTCATAATGAATTCCTTCTTTCTTATAAATAAGAATTTATAGTATCAGAAGACATTCACTGTATAAGTGGTATAACTATGAAAGATATATTAGGAGTGTCCACGTTTCCTCGACTATATTATCTATCACAGCGTCACCTCTTTATTAGTGGTGCCTTACTGTGATTAGAATATATCACCGTCCAAATTTTTTGTAAAGCATTTTATACAACTTAATTTGATGAAATTTCTTTCATGAATAAAAATAAACCTATAAACATAGATTTTTACTGCATTTTTCAAAATTAAATTTTGCGCAATTTCATTTTATTTATCTAAAATTCATGTATTTTAGATAATAAACCTACAACTTTTAATTATTAAAAATAATGAATATCATATTATTTAATATTTAACACTAATATATAGACCTAAAATATAATTATATTCCTCTTTTCTATTATTAATATCTTTATTTTGTCTTTCTAATTTCTATTAGTAATAACCTTATCAATGCCATTCATCATATATTTTCTCTTAAAATATGTCATTAATAATATTAAGCTATAAATACCCCATTATTTAAATACAAAAAGCCTCTCTATAGTAATTACTACTATAGAGAGGCTTTTAGAAGCATTAAATTGCATAGGATACAAAACCTAGGACGTGATCAACTGGAACAGGACCAATGAAACGACTATCACTAGAATGATTTCGGTTATCCCCCATCACAAATACATATCCTTCAGGAATTGTAACAGGTGTGGAGCGTGTATAATTCATTTTTGTATCTTTGGTATATGGTTCTTGTAATTGTTCACCATTACGCCATACATGACCATCTTTAAACTCTAATACATCACCAGGACGACCGATAACGCGCTTAACCCATACATCATTTGTTTGAGCCGCTTTATTAAAGACTGATGCATAGTTCATCAATGGTTCTTCTACATCATCTACCCAAGTACGTGCGCGATTAACACGACTATCAATGATTACAATTTGACCATAATTTGGCATTTCATTCATAATATGATGCCATTTCGTTACAATTAAATATTGTCCATTGTGTAATGTATCCTCCATTGATTCACCAGATACACGTGTTGGTTGAATCAAGAAAATATGAATTACCATGGCAATAATTAATGCCAATACAATGGCATAAATCCAATCTAATATTTCTTTTACTATTTTATTACTCATATTAACCCCTTAATGACCGTTCTTTGTAAATCTACCACCAAATACATCATGTACATCTTGAATCGTAATAAATGCCGATGGATCTACTTCATAAACAGTATTTTTTAACCTCATAATTTCAAGTCTTGTTACTACAGAATATAAAACATGCTTAGGTTGCTTTAAATAGCCCCCTTCACCATACATAATTGTAACACCACGATTAAGGTTCGCATTTAATGCATCTGCAAGATTCTTAGAGTTCTCTGCATCTGTAATAATCATTACCCCTTTAGATTCATCAAGGCCTGTAATTGTAATATCGATCATCTTATAAGCAATGAAATAAGCGATTAAGGAATACATAGCACTATTCCAACTATATACAAAACCTGCGGCACCAAGAATAATGAGATTCATGGCCATTACGATTTCACCAACGGAGAAAGTGGAACGTCTATCAAAGATGATCGCCACAATTTCAGAGCCATCTAAAGAACCACCATTACGTATTATGAGGCCTACCCCAATACCTAAAATGATACCACCAAAGATAGAACCTAAGAATGGATCTGTTGTGATAGGTGTAAAATCATGAGCAAAGGTAGAGAAAATTGCCATCCATACGATAGAAAATAGTGTAGAGAAAGTAAAGTTTTTGCCATTAGCTCTATAGCCAATATATAAGAAAGGCAAGTTAAAGAGTACGACGAAAATACTAAAAGAAATTCCGGAAAGCTCTGCAGCCATCAAGGAAATACCAACTACACCACCATCGATGATATTATTCGGTACTAAAAATAAATCTAAGCCTATAGTATAAATTAGAGCCCCTAAGATCATCATTAAGCAACGCATAATAAAATTTGACCACTTATGCGTTGAAGCTTCATTTTTCATGCACTTCTCCTTTACCGTACAACTGCTCCATAGCATGTAGTCTCTTTTCTTCTAACTCACCAGAGTCCATCATATTACTTTGTATATCATTAGCAGTTTGGTTTAACTGTTTTGTATAACGTAAACCAATAATAAAAGCAGTTAAATCATCTACAGGCTCTGGTGGAAATTGCATAGACGTAGGGATAATCTTACGCCACCCTGTAGGTGAATTATATTGCCAATATAATTTTCGAGCCTCCTCAGTACTATGCGATTCATCAATTAAACTAGTAGTAATTCTGTGATTTCGTCCAATTTGTTGGAGAGATGGATATAAATATTTATGATTTGTACCATTTCCACATACCATATGAACAATACCATAATATTCAGTTAATATACGTTCAATTTCACCATTGAACTGTTTTGTCATAATAATTTTACGACATACCATAGTACCAGAAGGTGTCACAATTGCTACACCTGTTTTTTCATTGCCTGGATCTACAGCCAAAATGTACGTAGTATCAGTCATATTACTATCCTCATTTCTAATACAGCATTTATATTTTAACACAAAACGAAGGTCTTATGTAAAAATTTACATAAGACCTTCGTTTAAAGTATATAAACCAAAATACTATTCAATTTAATAAGCTGGCATTTTAGCCTTATCATTAAAAACAGGCATTTGAGTAATACGTAACTTAAGATGCACAGGGCCAGATGAATATGTATCACCATCAACATACGCTTCCACATGAACCTTGCCATGCATTGTAGCAATACGACGAATAGCAGTAAACAAATCATCCCCTGGTATCGTTCCGATATCACCAGATAAGGAATCCGGAATAATCCCTTTCTCTCTTGCCTTTTCATTTACTTGCTTTAAGAATTGAAGCATAGCAGATTGAGCGTTAGGGCCACCATCCATTATAGCAGAATGGATTACTTCTCCATTTTTATAAATAAATTGTTGTGGGTAAACTTGGATAACTGCTACCGCTGGTTCACCAGCAATAATATTTCCAGCAGCAACCACTTGAACCACCATTGGAGTCTTTGCTCTATTAAGCTTTTGTGTAGCTACCTCAATATTCTGACGATCTACATACACAACAGCCTGACCTTGATCTTCTATACCAAGACGACGTAATACCAATTTATTTGTATCATCAATAATATTTTTGATGGCTGCATGGCTATCTTCTTCACTTAAACCAGGTCGAACAACAGCTTGAGCCAATAATTGATCAACTTGGAAAAGAATTGTACCTTCACGCAAATGAATAATGCCATTTTGCAACTGTTCTTGCGTTGTCTGTAAATCCTTAATATGAGCTTCCATCTTGGCTCTTGTAGCCTCTAAATCAGCTAATTTTTTAGATACTTCATCATATGAAGCTTGAAGTGTAGCTAACTCAGCTTCAGTCGCATCTTTAGCCGCTTGTGCACTAGCCAACTCAGCCTTAGTTGCATCAACCTCTTTACGAATTTGCTCTATTTCAGCCATTCGTTCTGCTAATTCTTGCTTATTTTGCTCAAGCAACGCTTGTCCTCGAATAAGCTCTTGCGTCTTAGCAGCTACCTCATCATTAAGTTGCTTCATATCTGCTCGCAACTGATCCATCCCAAAGAGCGCTGTTCGTACGCTTTGAGATGTAATAGTTAATACACCTACTGTAGCAGCTGCAACTAACAATCCCGTTACGATAGTAACAATAATCGATGTATGCTTAGGCCTTAATCCAAAGAGGGACATGCGACGCTTACCAACTTTGGTGCCTAACTTATCCCCCATGTAGGCAATAAGTCCACCCATAAGGGCGATAATAACTAATATTTTAACACCTACTAACATCGAGTCCCTCCTTTCATAAGATTACACAATTATTGGATTCGAAAATATGCTATTTCGTAAATCAAATTTATTTCTTTATATACTAGGTTACTTAGATACACGCCAATTCAAATATAGGCCAGCAATGATGCCTAATGTATCTGGAATTAATGCAGCAAATACGGTTGGCAATGCACCACCTTTACCTAATGCACCAGCAAATGTCATCACCCCATAATAAATAAAGATGATTAAAATACTGATACCAAAACCAATAGATGAGCTAGAACGTTGCTTTTGAAGACCTAATGGAGCACCTACAAGAGCAAATACAAAGCTAGCTAATGGAATTGTAAAACGTTGGTACATTTCCATTTCTAGTTTATTGGCATTCGTATAAGCCGCCTTATACGCTTTAATTTGATGACGTAATTCTTTGATTGTTAATTCTTCTGGTTTACGTTGATCTTGTTGAATATCCTTTGGCGCAGACTTAATTGGCAAGGATTGCTCCTTGAACTTCATTGTACGTTCTACACCATCACCAGCGGAAATATCATAAATAATGCCGTTTTGCATCACCCAATATTGGCCATTCCAAACAGCAGTATCCGCATTTTCAACTTGTTGTAACTTGCCACCTTCACCAAACTGTTGCACCGTAATCATGCTTAATTTTTTAGTCTCCGCATTGTAGCTTTTAGCATACATTAATGTGCCTAAATCATTACCATTCATTGTTTTTAAAACGATATGATTTTGTGTTTGAGGTGATGCATTTTTCATAATCTGTTCACGCACAATTGTTTGATACATATTATTTGTACGTGGTACAACAAATTCATTAAATGCGACAGCCCCAATTGAGATGATAAGGGCAATAATGTATACAGGCATCGCTAAGCGTAAAAAGCTAAGACCACCGGCACGCATAACAACAATCTCACTAGTACTGCTCAAGCGACTAAAGGTCATAAGTGAAGCCAATAGTACTGACATTGGGAATGTTAAGATAACAATGCTTGGTAATGCCAACACAAAAGCTTTCATAACGAGAACTAGCGGTGCCCCATATTCAGTAATATATTGAGCAATTCTAAACAATGTGCCTGTGCCAATAAAAATACTGGTAAAAGCAAATACCCCAAATAGGAACGGACCTACAAAGGCTTTTAATATATATTTATCTAATAATCTCATAGTCCCCTCCTATAATCTAAAGTTATCCCCTAAGTAATGCTCACGAGCGATTGGGTCGTTTGCAATTTCTTCAGGGGTGCCTTCTAGGAGGATCTTACCACTACTTAAAATATACGCCTTATCTACAATCCCCAATGTTTCACGCACATTGTGATCTGTAATCAAGATACCAATACCGCGATTTTTTACATGCAAAATGATTTGTTGAATGTCAGCAACCGCTATAGGGTCGACACCAGCAAAAGGTTCATCGAGAAGAATAAAATTCGGTTCTAACGCAAGACAACGAGCGATTTCTACACGACGGCGTTCACCACCAGATAGCTGCATCCCCATACGATCCCGAACATGACCAATATGAAATTCTTCGATGAGAGATTCCACTATAGCTTCAATTTCATCAGATTTCTTTGATGTTGTTTGTAACATAGCACGAATATTATCCTCAACAGTCATGGATCGAAAAATTGATGCTTCTTGTGGAAGATACCCAATACCTTCAGCAGCTCGTTTATACATTGGAATATTCGTAATATCCTTGCCATCAACGGTAATGATACCAGAACTAGGTCGTTCAATGCCAACAATCATATAGAATGATGTAGTTTTCCCTGCACCATTAGGACCTAGGAGCCCAACGACTTGCCCCTTATCAACGCGTAAACTAACCCCGTCTACAACATTGCGACCGCTAAAGGTTTTGACTAAGTTTTTGGTTTCTATATACATATTTAATCCTTATTGATTTGGAACAATGATGAGTGTACTACGACCACCCAATGTTTCAGCAGAATCATCAGCTAAACGAATTTTAAGCTCTGGCGCATTGAGCACATTACCATTTTGAACAGCATGAGCAGATCCAGATAAAAGTACAACTCCATCATTTTGATTAGGTGTTTGCGTATAGGTAGCACGCTCTGCAGAGCCAGATACATTTCGTTCTG is part of the Veillonella nakazawae genome and harbors:
- the lepB gene encoding signal peptidase I; the encoded protein is MSNKIVKEILDWIYAIVLALIIAMVIHIFLIQPTRVSGESMEDTLHNGQYLIVTKWHHIMNEMPNYGQIVIIDSRVNRARTWVDDVEEPLMNYASVFNKAAQTNDVWVKRVIGRPGDVLEFKDGHVWRNGEQLQEPYTKDTKMNYTRSTPVTIPEGYVFVMGDNRNHSSDSRFIGPVPVDHVLGFVSYAI
- a CDS encoding LptF/LptG family permease, giving the protein MRLLDKYILKAFVGPFLFGVFAFTSIFIGTGTLFRIAQYITEYGAPLVLVMKAFVLALPSIVILTFPMSVLLASLMTFSRLSSTSEIVVMRAGGLSFLRLAMPVYIIALIISIGAVAFNEFVVPRTNNMYQTIVREQIMKNASPQTQNHIVLKTMNGNDLGTLMYAKSYNAETKKLSMITVQQFGEGGKLQQVENADTAVWNGQYWVMQNGIIYDISAGDGVERTMKFKEQSLPIKSAPKDIQQDQRKPEELTIKELRHQIKAYKAAYTNANKLEMEMYQRFTIPLASFVFALVGAPLGLQKQRSSSSIGFGISILIIFIYYGVMTFAGALGKGGALPTVFAALIPDTLGIIAGLYLNWRVSK
- a CDS encoding putative porin, whose translation is MKKQFAAIFAATAVLGVTTAFAANPFSDVTPDSWAYQAVSQLANAGIVNGYPDGTFKGQNNITRYEMAQMVAKAMANQDRANAEQQAMINRLADEFSNELNNLGVRVARLEDRVGNVKVTGDARLRYQDAEHAKSKFDARARVQFNAKVNDRTDAVVRLSSGSFELGNSQNGGNANATIDRAYVNHKFGERVSLKAGRFGQTIGGGLAFDGTFDGAQLNAGNDKIQAQAAYGYMVSGEAAGLTKDQNVTNTYLGLSGKLGKHTMVGGFYDRVNQDSTNGYKNIYGFNADANFDKVWVGGEWLKDSHVDKSQAWTAGLGYGDYNIAKKGSWDVKGQYFNAKANAPIVDTTYNHIYTTDAKGWMASVNYALQNNVGLSAYYGFDWKDQAGNDLNDFYRADLNYKF
- the lptB gene encoding LPS export ABC transporter ATP-binding protein, which translates into the protein MYIETKNLVKTFSGRNVVDGVSLRVDKGQVVGLLGPNGAGKTTSFYMIVGIERPSSGIITVDGKDITNIPMYKRAAEGIGYLPQEASIFRSMTVEDNIRAMLQTTSKKSDEIEAIVESLIEEFHIGHVRDRMGMQLSGGERRRVEIARCLALEPNFILLDEPFAGVDPIAVADIQQIILHVKNRGIGILITDHNVRETLGIVDKAYILSSGKILLEGTPEEIANDPIAREHYLGDNFRL
- a CDS encoding YitT family protein, with translation MKNEASTHKWSNFIMRCLMMILGALIYTIGLDLFLVPNNIIDGGVVGISLMAAELSGISFSIFVVLFNLPFLYIGYRANGKNFTFSTLFSIVWMAIFSTFAHDFTPITTDPFLGSIFGGIILGIGVGLIIRNGGSLDGSEIVAIIFDRRSTFSVGEIVMAMNLIILGAAGFVYSWNSAMYSLIAYFIAYKMIDITITGLDESKGVMIITDAENSKNLADALNANLNRGVTIMYGEGGYLKQPKHVLYSVVTRLEIMRLKNTVYEVDPSAFITIQDVHDVFGGRFTKNGH
- a CDS encoding DUF3084 domain-containing protein, which codes for MLVGVKILVIIALMGGLIAYMGDKLGTKVGKRRMSLFGLRPKHTSIIVTIVTGLLVAAATVGVLTITSQSVRTALFGMDQLRADMKQLNDEVAAKTQELIRGQALLEQNKQELAERMAEIEQIRKEVDATKAELASAQAAKDATEAELATLQASYDEVSKKLADLEATRAKMEAHIKDLQTTQEQLQNGIIHLREGTILFQVDQLLAQAVVRPGLSEEDSHAAIKNIIDDTNKLVLRRLGIEDQGQAVVYVDRQNIEVATQKLNRAKTPMVVQVVAAGNIIAGEPAVAVIQVYPQQFIYKNGEVIHSAIMDGGPNAQSAMLQFLKQVNEKAREKGIIPDSLSGDIGTIPGDDLFTAIRRIATMHGKVHVEAYVDGDTYSSGPVHLKLRITQMPVFNDKAKMPAY
- a CDS encoding S-layer homology domain-containing protein; this translates as MKKQFATIFAATAVLGVTTAFAANPFSDVTPDSWAYQAVSQLAQSGIVNGYPDGTFKGQNNITRYEMAQMVAKAMANQDRANAEQQAMINRLADEFSNELNSLGVRVSRLEDRVGNVKVTGDARIRYQGSEDKGVYKANSKSLTDGRARVQFNGKVNDKTEAVVRVKGNYEFGDSTKGADATIDRAYVDHKFGNSVSAKGGRFQQTIGGGLMYDDTFDGAQLNVGNDKVQVQGAYGYMMAGAADGNSKSDNPSVAYVGVKGKVGQESTVGGFYSKLSSGNLNHNGSTVNSDSQDVYGFNADLRKDKVWVGGEWLKASNVNDSQAWTAGVGYGNYDIAKKGTWDVKGQYFNQKANAPIVSSTWDQAYDLTNTSNGYKGYMASVNYAVQDNVGLSAGYGFNSKDQKGNDLSDFYRAELNYKF